AACAACCCAAAAACGAAGAGAGCCCGTGTCTTGCAAAAGGCGCGGGCTCTCTTCGTTTAAAATCTATTTTGCAGAATCAGAAGAATCTGCCTTTGCAAGCAAGAATAGTACCTATGATAACCATCCTATACAAAGCCCGTAAAAATAGCCAGCAGGTACCGCCTGTATGCCATATGTACAAAATACCACTATGAAAAAAAGATTGTGTTTTCTTCTGTGCAGCGCGTGTATGTTCATGATGAGTAGCTGCGGTGGATCTTCAGACTCCACTTCTGTAGACGCCGCCGGGAAACACAATGAAGATCTTCTGGAAACCACCGGCAAAGATGAGAAAGCCGGCTGGTTTGTAGCAGAAGCGGCCAGCGCCGGTATGTTAGAGGCAGAACTGGGCCGCCTGGCCAGCAGCAAAGCCAACGCGCCACAGGTGAAAGCATTGGGGCAGACGCTGCTCAACCACCACACCCAAACCAACGGCCAGCTAAGACAGATTGCAGACCTCAAGAACCTGATGCTGCCCACCCAGATGGGCGACGACCAGCAGGAGAATTACAACGAGGTCATGAGCAAGAACGGCCCGGCGTTTGACAAAGCCTACCTAGAGGGCATCATCCAACATCATAAGAAATCCATTAAGGAGTATGAAGAGATGGCGCAGGAAGGAACAGACGTAGAACTGAAAGCCTTTGCCTCCAAGAGCCTTCCTATGCTGCGGGCCCATCTGGCACAGGCAGAGCAGCTGGAAGATCAACTAAACCTCTAATCAACCCAACCACAGCAGCATGATGAAGAATTGGATCTACGCCCTTGGGGTGGCAGGAATACTATGCACCGCTAGCGGGTGCGCCACCCTTGGAATTGGAACAGACGGAACGCCCGCAGACACCGGCACCGGAACAGGAACCCCCTCCACCAAACAGGCAGACCAGGCGTTTGTCTCCAGCGCCGCCAGCAGCGGACAATTGGAGGTGCGGTTAAGCGAGGTGGCGGTGCAGAAAGCGGTGACCATAGAAGTGCGCGAGTTCTCGCGGCTCATGGTGCAGCACCATACCAAAGCCAACAGTGAACTGCAGGGTCTGGCGCGGCAGCATGGGCTTACTTTTTCCACCACGCTGCAGGCAGACCACCAGGCTATTTATGAACGGGTGTCTAAACTGACAGGGGCCGCGTTTGAGAAAGCGTACGCCAGTGAGATGGAAGCCGCGCACCGGCAAGACGTGGTATTGTACCAGGCAGCTTCTTCCGGAGTGACGTTGAACACTCCTTTGCGGGGCTTCGCCTTAAAGACGCTGCCGGTGTTGCAGGGGCATTTGCGCCTGGCCACGCAATTAAAGAACGTACTCAACTAAACGCTCACGGCACAGGTGTTGACCTGAAAACCACCAGCTTACGTAAACACCAGATACTATGAGAAACTTAAAACATATATGGATGGGCGCACTAGCCGCAGGAGCCTTGGCAGGCTGCAGCAGAATAGACGCGTCCACCGCCAATACCGTACCCACCACAGACGGCTACACCAACAACGTGATGTCTACCAATGATGCGGCCGGCGTGACCAAAGAATCTGGCAGCGCGGGGTACATGACCACCACAACCACTGGCGTGCCGCCCGCCACCATGCAATATGACAACCGCCCCCTCACCGAGGAACGGTTCCTGACTGAGGCCGCCAGCAGCAGCCTGCTGGAAGTAGCCCTGGGGCGCCTGGCCGTGCAAAAGGCCATGGATCCAGAAGTGAAGCAGTTTGGCCAGACCATGATAGACTACCACGCCAAGGCCAGACAGGACCTGAAGACCGTGGCAGACGGCATGAACCTGGACCTGCCCGTCACTATGATTCCCAGACACCAGAAACTGCTAGGCAAACTGCAGGACGAGTCTGGCGCCTCTTTTGACAGAAAATACATGGACGCCATGGAAGAAGCACACAAAGAAGACCTGGCCAAGTTTGAGATGGTCAGCAACTCGGCGGCTTCTACCAGCGTGCGGGCCTTCGCCATCAGAACCTTGCCCATCCTGAGAGTCCACACCCACCGCGCCGACCAGTTGGAAGACAAGGTAGAAAGAGCCGGCAATTAACCGGCGGCCATACAGTGCTTACACCATTGAACACCTAACCATTAATACTACTTCTATGAAAAAAACATTGTTCTTCTTTGCCGCCGGCGCCATGCTATTTGGCGCGGCCTGTACCAGCACCACTACAGACGCAGACACCAACACCACCGCAGAAACCACCACAGACGCCACGGCCACCACAACCACAGAGACTACGACCACTACTACTGCTGATGCCAGCAGCACAGACAACGCCAGCGGCATGCTGGACGCCACCACCATTGCCAACATGAATGACGCCACCTTCATGATGACGGCGGCCAGCAGCAACATGCTGGAAATAGAGGCGGGTAAACTGGCAGCCCAGCAAGCCACCAACGCCGAGGTGAAACGCTTCGCGCAGATGATGGTAGACCATCACACCAAAGCCAGCCAGGAACAGATGACCATTGCATCGCAGATGAACGTGACCTTGCCTACGGCCCTAATGCCCATGCACCAGACCATGTTGGATAAGCTGCAGAACAAAACCGGCAAAGACTTTGACGAAGAATACATGGACATGATGGAAGTAGCCCATAAAATGGACATCGCGCTGTTTGAGGCCAAGAGCAACAATGCCCAGGAGCCAACCGTGAAAGCGTTTGCCGCCAAGGGCCTGCCCATGCTCAAGTCACACCAAGAGATGGCCACCAAGATTGAAGACCAGGTAGACTAAACCCCACCTGCTTTGATCATCTGCAAGAAGGCCAACCGGAGGAGTCTCTGGTTGGCCTTCGTTTTTAGGCTATTTCCTGGAAAACAAGCCAAAAACGACTGAGGAGATAAAAGAAAAGGCGTCCTTCATCCGGCCTTGGTCAAGAGTCTTACAAAGTTCTGGGAAGGCGAAAGGGCCTGCGCCGCGTTCAGGGAAAGACAGAACTCGGCATTGCCGGAAATTTGTGCCGGTTGCCTAAGATAAACTCCTGAAACAGGGTGTCGTATAAACCCCAAATTCTTTACCTTTGCCGCAACACATTACAAGATATATGAAAAAGATAATGCCATTTTTTGTGGCTGGCGCCTTATTGATGGGCTCGGCTTGTAATACTTACACAGCCTCCACAGATGTAGATGATAAGGGTACAGGCTATGCGTTGACAGGCCAGGAAACCGAAGCCGGTCAAAACAACAGCGCTGCCGTTGCTGAATCCAACAGCAAAGCCATGCTGGCCAACCCAGATACGCAGTCTCCTAAAGACTCTACCGGTACTGACTCTGCTGCTGTGGCAAAAGATACTACCGCTGCTTCGGCTAAGAAAGACACTGCCGCTAAGAAGTAGGCCCATCTCCTGATTTCTGGTAATTACCTGTTGGAAGGTTAACCAGGAAGGAGTGATTTTAAGGCGATGCACTTTGAGCGCCTTTATTCTGAAACAGAAAGCCCTTCCCGTATCATGTACGGGAAGGGCTTTCTGTTATACATTCGTTTTTGGGCTGTTTTCAGAGAAACAGCCCAAAAACGCTACTCGGTTTTCTTCTTTTTGGGGCCGGGCTTTTTCTTCTCCTTCACCTCTGAACTGGTAGAACCATCCACGTTTTCCTCTTTCTTTTTGCGGCCTCTGGGCTTCTTCTCCTTCACTTCTTCCACAGGCGCATCGTCAAAGGTGTCTTCTGGTTCATCGGCTACAAACTTGGGCGCGTCTACGTACAGGCTGGTACTCAGCTCGTCCTTTAAGAAGCGTGAGGTATGGCCTAAACCGGTGGCGGCTACTTCTTCTGGCGTTCCTTGGGCTACAATAGAGCCGCCCTTGGCACCGCCTTCTGGTCCTATGTCAATCACATGGTCCGCTACTTTAATCAGGTCCATGTTGTGCTCAATGATGAGTACGGAATTGCCTTTGTCTACCAGACGGTTTAAGACGTCTGAGAGGTGTTCAATGTCCTGGAAGTGAAGACCCGTGGTAGGTTCATCTAGAATGTACAGCGTGCGGCCCGTGTCTTTCTTGGAAAGCTCCGTCGCCAGTTTGACGCGCTGTGCTTCACCACCAGAAAGGGTAGTCGCCTGTTGGCCCAGGGTGATATAGCCTAAGCCTACATCATTTAGGGTCTTAATCTTGCGCAGGATTCTAGGCTGGTGCTCAAAGAACTCCACCGCCTGCTCTACGGTCATGTCCAGAATATCCGTTACCGACTTGCCTTTGAACCTTACTTCTAGGGTTTCGCGGTTGTAGCGCTTGCCTTTGCAGGTCTCACACGGCACGTATACGTCTGGCATGAAGTTCATCTCAATGGTACGCATACCGGCACCCTCACAGGTCTCACAGCGGCCACCTTTCACATTAAAGGAGAACCTGCCCGCCGCATAGCCTCTAATCTTGGCCTCGGGCATAGACGCGAACAAGCTTCTAATCTCGGTGAACACACCAGTATAAGTGGCCGGGTTAGAGCGCGGCGTACGTCCGATTGGGCTTTGATCTACTTCAATGACCTTGTCAATATGGTTCAGGCCTTCAATACCCTTGAACGGAAGCGGCTCACGCTTGGCATGGAAGAAATGCTTGTTCAGGATGGGGTACAACGTGTCATGAATCAACGACGATTTTCCACTCCCCGAAACCCCGGTCACGCAAATCAACTTACCCAAAGGCAGTTCCAGCGTTACGTCTTTCAGGTTGTGGCCAGTGGCTCCGCGCAGAATAACAGACTTACCATTGCCTTCACGCTTTTGACGGCGCACGGGAATACCTCTTCTATAGCTTAAATAGTCTGCGGTGGTGGTACCGCTTTCCATCATTTCTTGAGGCGTACCAGCGGTTACAATCTGTCCGCCGTGAATACCCGCTCCCGGACCAATATCCACCACGTAATCGGCGGCCAGAATCATGTCTTTGTCGTGCTCTACTACCACCACTGAGTTGCCCAGGTCACGTAAGTCCTGCAAAGCCTTAATCAGCTTTTCATTGTCACGCTGGTGCAAACCAATGCTAGGTTCATCCATGATGTAGAGCACACCCACCAACTGCGTACCAATCTGCGTGGCCAATCTAATCCGTTGGCTTTCACCACCAGACAGTGTTCGCACGGAGCGGTGCAAATGCAGGTATTCCAATCCCACGTCTACCAGGAAACCAATCCGCTTGCGGATCTCTTTCAGAAGCTCGCGGGCGATGAGGTTCTGGCGGTCATTGAGGCGGTCTTCCAGGTTGGCAATCCAGTCAGCGAGCTGTTGGATGTCCATTTCAGACAGTTGCCCAATGTGGGTGTTGTCCAGTTTGAAGTGCAGGGATTCCTTCTTCAAGCGGTAGCCGTTACACTCGGGGCAGGTGCTCTGCTGGGTGTATTCCTGAATCCAGGCGCGCACGTTGTCAGAGTCAGACTCCAGTTGTTTCTTCAAGAAGTTGATGACACCCTCAAACACGAACGGCTCTTTCTTGCCTTTGGGGTCTTCCTCTTCAAAACCGTACATGAGCTGGTGCCACGCTTCCTCAGGGATGTCCTCAATGGGAGCCATCAAAGAAAGCTTATGACGCTTGAGCAGGGCCTGTATCTGCGAGAAAATCCAGATGTCGCGGTACTCGCCTAGCGGCGCAATCCCGCCCCGGCTAATGCTCACGCTTTTGCTGGGTACTATGGATTCCTCGGTTAGTTCCTGGATTTCGCCCAAGCCATTACACACTGGGCACGCGCCGTAGGGTGAGTTGAAGGAGAAGGTATTTGGGGCCGGATCATCATACGCAATGCCCGTGGCCGGGTCCATCAAGTGACGGGAATAGAACTGCGTCTCGTTGGTGTCGGCGTCCATGGCCAGGGCGGTGCCTTTGCCGTGTTGCAACGCGTTCTGGATAGAGGTAGACAGGCGGTAGCGGTCCTCAGCAGACGGTACCAGCTTGTCAATCACAATCTCAATGTCGTGGATTTTGTAGCGGTCCACCTGCATTTTGGGCGTGAGTTCCACCAGTTCGCCGTCAATGCGGGCACGCAGGAACCCCATCTTGCGTATCTGCTCAAACAGCTCGCGGTAATGGCCCTTACGGCCTTTCACCACAGGCGCCAGAATGATGGTGCGCTTGCCGTTGAAGTACTCCATGATGTGATTCACAATCTGGTCGTCAGACTGCTTCACCATCTTCTCACCGGTCTCATAACTGAAGGCCTCGGCGGTACGGGCGTATAGCAGACGCAGGAAGTCATAAATCTCAGTGATGGTGCCCACGGTGGAGCGCGGGTTGCGCGACGTGGTTTTCTGCTCGATAGAAATCACCGGCGAAAGCCCTTCAATCTTGTCTACGTTGGGACGTTCCATGCCCCCCAGAAAGGAGCGGGCGTAGGCCGAAAACGTCTCCATGTAGCGGCGCTGGCCCTCGGCGTAGATGGTGTCAAAGGCCAGGGAGGATTTTCCCGAGCCCGAGATACCCGTGAAGACCACCAACTCATTGCGCGGTATCTTCAGGCTGATGTTCTTGAGGTTGTGCTCCCGGGCCCCGTACACTTCAATGAAGGGCACATCCACGGTGGTTGAGGTATGTTTGTTGGCTACCTGCGTAGCATCCGTATCTTTTGGCGTCATCCGATTTGGTTCGGTTTAAAGAGCAAAGGTAGGCATTCCCGCGCTACCATGACACCGGGCAATCCATCTCTTCTTAACCGAATTTGTAAAGGAATAGTTTAGCGGAAGATGATTGTTCTTTGTGAAGATGGGTAGATGCGTTTTTGGCCTGCTTTGGTGAAAAGAGGCTGAAAATGGTCAGGTTTGAGCCTTTTGCTAATAAGTTGACTATTTAGTCTTCCCACACTAAAAATGGATCTTTGATGTAGTGTAAGTTTTTGAAAGAAGTCTTGATTTCCCCAGGCAGAGAACTATCAAACCCAGTGATATTCTCCTTTTTTAATTGATTTAAAAGCTTGGGTGAGATATAGGTTCTCCAAGATAAGTGAGGAATTCTAAATAAATCAAGCGTAAAGTCAAAGTTGTTGCCGAACGTAATTTTATCTGTTTCTATATTCATCACATCTTCAGGGACAACAGAAACCATCTCCTCATTATTCTCTGTGGAGTAGAACTTTACTTTTTGTTTTTCACCTTTAAAATAAATAAAAAACTGTCGGAGTTGATTCGCGTTTTCCAGTGTGAATGTTACTTTCTGCTTGCTTCGGGTAATGCCCCAAAATTTTGTCTTAGAGTAATCAATAAAGTCCAAGTAGTCATTTGCATACTCAGTATCGAAAAAGAGATTATAATATTTTTTATTAATAGGGAAGTTTAATTCAAAGCCAAGCCATTTTTTTTGTTGATATAACTTAATGTCAAAAAAATTATGTGGCGGTAAGTTGTGAGTTTTAAAAATTTCTTTTGTCTTCTCAGATATTATAAGTCCATCGGCAATTGAATGGATAAAGTCGTTTCGCTTGTTAAATTGTTCATCATCATAAATAGCTTGCTTTAACAGTGGAGTAAAACTAGGAAACTTTCCCGTTGACCGTAGTTCATCTCTATATCTGGACATGCCATTTCTACCATACCAATCATAATTAGATGGAGCCTCGGCTGCTGACTCATCTGAAACACTGAGAGCAAAGTACTTACTATTCATAAATCACTATTTAATTTACTAAAAACGGTAATTACCCTTATAAAACCACTCCACTCAAATGCTCCAGCCATTCGCCTGTCAAGGTCAAATAGCTTCTGGCAACATCTGCCGTCAAACAGGAATGTACGGGTAACACCCCCACCAAACCGCCTTGCTGAAAATGATGCATCAATTTTGGCGTGGTGCGCACAATGCCGTGCTCCTGCGAGAGAGAGACCACTGCCGTATTGGGTAGAGATTCTCCCCAACCTTTCTCCGTCAACGGCACTACCAAGCCGAAGATGTTGCCCTCAGGCAAAGGCAAAACGTCCTTGGAGAAATGCACGGAGCCACCGTAGAGAATGACCTCGTTTCGGTCTGGGTGCAGGGCTACGATGGGGCAGGCCAGTGCTACGGCAATGTCTTGTAACTGGCAGGAGCCGATTTGGTGCTGGGTGAGGTCATAGAAGACGTAGTTGCCGGGGCGTATCTCATCTATGCCCGAGAAGTCTTCCATCACACTGCAACACGGCGTGTCGCCAATGGAGAGTTGCAGGTGAGGCCAATCACCTAAGTAGCGCTCTTTCAAGCTGCGCATCTTGTCCAAGGTCTGCTGATGGACGGCGGCAATCTGCTCTTGGCCGCGGGCTTTGTACGAATGCCCGGCATGCGCCAGAAACCCCTGGAACCTATGAGCCGAGGGTTGCTTTAATTCTTGTAGAACCGCATCCAACGTGGCGGTGTCTTCGGCTTTGATGCCGGTGCGACCGTAGCCAGTGTCTACCTTAATCCAAAGATGAACTGGGTGTTGCAGATGCTCGCGTAGAAAAACGACATCGTCTGCAGAGGTAATTACCAGGTGCAAGGTAATCTGCTGGGCCAGTTCTTGAATCTGGGGCAACTGGCGGCGGTTCAACGGGAAGGCCACGGTAATATCCTGCCAACCGTGCCGCGCGAAGTACTGCGCCATCTTCACCGAGGAGACCGTGATGGCTGTGGTGCCAGCTTCTTTAAACCATTCGCCTACCTGCCAACTTTGGTGCGTCTTAAAATGCGGACGCAGGCGCACGCCGGCACGCTGGGCTTTCTGGGCCATGCGCTGGATGTTGGCCTTGGCAATCTGCTCATTCAAGAGCAGGGTAGGTTCAGAAATTTGGTTAAGAAAAGAAGTAGCCATGGCGTAAAGCAACAGAATTTACCGGACAATCTCCACCCAACCTTTGAGCAGGCGTCCGTCCTGGCTATGGGCTAAATGATAATAGTAAACGCCATCAGAAAAGCCCTTGCCTTCCCATTCATTGCGGTAATCCTTGGTGTAATACACGCGCTTGCCCCAACGGTCATAGACAGACAATTCCCAGCGTGCCACATCAGTGTTATTCTTAGGATCCAGCAAGCCCATGATGAAGAAGTTGTCGTTGATGCCGTCACCGTTAGGAGTGAAAATGTTAGGAATGAACAAGCCGCCCACGCAGTCTTTCGTCTTGATGGTGAGGATATCTGATTCAATACAAATGTCTTGCAAAGAGACCGTTACGCGGTACGTGCCAGGCTTGGTCACGTCTAGCGTGGCGTTGGTGGAGCCGTCAGACCATAAATAGGTTACGTCAGGGAGTTCCTTGCCAATGGTGAGTACATCACCGTAGCAGAGGGTGGTGTCATTGCCTAGTTCAATAGTAGGCGGCGTGAGGTAGTAGACCTTAATCTCATCACGGGTGGTGCAGTTGAACTCATTGGTGACGTCTACCCAGTAGGTGCCTTGCTCAGTTACGGTAAACGTGGGTAGGGTAGAGCCGTCTTGCCATCTGTAAGTAGCATTAGGCCTTTCTACAGACATTAGTTTGGTTTTGCCTAAGCAAAGGGTTACATCTGGTCCCAGATTGACCACGGGCAGCGGATTAAAGAGCACGTTTACCTCGTCTCTGGAGGTACAGCCGTTGATGGTTACTTCCTGCCAGTAGGTACCTGAGACCGCGGGAGAAATGGTAGCCGTAGTAGCGCCCGTTGACCATTTATAACTAGCCCCAGCCTGGGCTGTGCCTAGCGTAAGTGGATCTTGAGCACAAAGCACGCGGTCAGGACCTAGGTTCACCAAGGGCAAAGGCTTGTATGCAATGGTAATGGCATCTGAGGTAGAACAACCTTCAGCATTGGTAACTTTTACTTCATAACGGCCCGGTTTAGTGACGGTATAGGTGGGACCGGTGCTGCCGTCTTGCCAGAGGTAGGTGAAGGAGTTTCCGGAGGCAGGTGTAGCGTTCAGAACGGTTGTTTCCCCTTCGCAGAGGGACAGGTTGGCGCCTAGATCAAAAGCCGGTACCGGAAGCAAAGAGACTATCACCTCATCTGTTTGAGTGCAGCCAGTACTGGACGTTACCTGCACACTATATGTGCCCGGTGTGGAGGTAGTAATGGTGGGGGTGGTAGCACCATTGCTCCAAAGGTAGGCGGTGGCGTCTGAAGTGGTGGCATCCAGCAAGGTTAACGTGCCGGGGCAGATTTGACGGTCGGGTCCCAGGTTCACGTTGGGCAAGGGTTGCACTACAAACTCAATGGTATACTCTTCCAGGGTGTTGATAAATTTACGGGTGAGCTTCACTTTATACTTGCCCGGCGCCGTAAACGTATGGTTGCCAATGGTTTCATTGGAGCTGTTTAAGATGCCCGAGGCTGGGTCTCCAAACTCCCAGACTGTAGACTGCGGCGCAGGCGAATTAGGCCCCATGTTCAGTGTAAAGGTGGTTTCCTCTCCAAAGCAAGTATTGGCCATTTTCAGCTCGCCGTCATAGTAGAAAAAGCTTTGCATAAACACTGGCAGGCCGCACATGCTGAGCCGGCCTCCTAAGTACACGCCTCGGTCTACATACATGCAACCCGGGCCACGCACCTCAGGAGCATTGATTACGCCCAGGTGCTCACTGGTAGGGCGGGCCACATACACCTTTCCATCTGGGCCCTGTTGCAAGCTACCGCCCACGTAGCGGGTGGCCCCATCTTGGCCTATAGCTGAAATAAGCAATGTAGAGCCTGCAATGGCTGCTGCATTACCTGCCTTCAAGTCTACCTGGAAAAGCTGTTGGTTTCCAGTGGTGGTAAAGTAAAGAAGGGAGCCGCTGGGCGAGAACTCTGTTCCGTACCCTTGATGAATGCCTGTGACTTTGATGGCATTGGAGACCAGGCCGGTATTGGCGTCAAAATCATATACCTCTGCCCCCACGGCCTTTGAAGCGACTGCCAGTTTTGTGCCGTCTGGGGAAAACTTCATGCAGCCAATGGCTCCAGTGCCCGCAGGGTCAGCGGAATGAACGCCTCCTGCAGAACTGCTAATGCCAGGTCTGATCCCATAGGCATCTATTTTATACGCCAGAAACACGTCAGACCCAAACCGGTGTGCCAAGACCCAATACGCCTGTTCTGTAGGGTGCCGTATTGCAGTTAGCATCTCAGAAACCTGAGCTGTTAGATAAATGTTTTTACTGGTCACATCCCCTAAGCCACCTGCCAGTGACATGTCCACGATGCTGTATCTGAGTCCATTGGGCCGGGCGTTGTTGTCATTGGTGAATACGAAGTATTGTTGGGGCTTGCCAGGAGCGGGGATGACTACGGCGGCCTGCGCCGTAGAACTGTTACCCAGCAGGCCTGTGCCGTTGGGCATGGGCTGGTGGTTGCGGTTCCAGACGGTGAGGCCGTCTGTGTAAAACAAGAGGTTTCCTTGCTGGTCAGAGAAAGTGGCGCAACCTTCCGTGGTGTTCATGGCGCTGTTGAGCAGGGGAGAAGGGGTACCTGAACTGAAGTCCAGGCCGGCAGCATTGCCAAAATACCAGTTGTTGCTTTGCCTCTGGGCAGACGCCGTCTGTAGCAGACAACAGAGCAGGCAGAACGCGGCAAGCCCACTGGCCACCCGCCTCAAGAAAGTAAAAAAGTGCACAACAAAGGGTTTAGATAGAATTGGGGTGACAAATCTAAGAAAGCCGAGGGGCAATTGAAACACCCGTCAATGCTTTTTAGCGCACATTCTCAATCACTTATGGTTTTAGCCTGTTTTCCTGAAAATGAGCCAAAAACGCCTTTTCTGGATTATCCCCAGCTTTAGAACGAGGATAGGGTAGGAAGGGATTATTTTGCGCGCATCGGCCTGGCGGGCTTGGCACTTTTTGAAGAAGAAGGAACTGCCCCTTGCTTCATACGTTTTGGTCCGTACCAGAGCCAGAAGCCTGTTATGGTGAAGATAAGCAGGGCCAAGCCCATGATGGTGCTGTACATGACCTTTAACGTGCCGCTGTCCAGGCCAAAGATTCGGTCCAGAATGGTACCGTCATGCAGGTGCTCAACAAAATCGGCGCGGCGGGTCTCCAGGTGCAGAGCTTTGCCGGTGGCGGCGTCCAGCTGCACGCCCAGATAGTCTTCCACAAACAGGAATTTAACGGTGCCCTTGTCTGGTCGCATGTCAATACGGTCAAGGGTTAGGCTAGAAGCGTTTCTGCCCAGGGAGTCTTGCATGGTTTGAAAGGCGCTCTGGGTGAGGCTGTCCACGGGGAGCCAGTCTTGCAGGTTGGTTGAAGAGCCAGCGTGGGTTTTAGCCAGAAGGAGGCCGCCCGTGTGCTTCTTCCAGCCCAGCAGCAGGCCTGTGATGGAAATGACAAAGAAGAACACAAACAGTAAGGCTCCCGTGAGACGGTGCACTTTTCTAAAATCGCGCAAGACGCGCGCCTGTTTCTGTCTTTTGGTA
The nucleotide sequence above comes from Nibribacter ruber. Encoded proteins:
- a CDS encoding PepSY-associated TM helix domain-containing protein; translation: MTTDSTKRQKQARVLRDFRKVHRLTGALLFVFFFVISITGLLLGWKKHTGGLLLAKTHAGSSTNLQDWLPVDSLTQSAFQTMQDSLGRNASSLTLDRIDMRPDKGTVKFLFVEDYLGVQLDAATGKALHLETRRADFVEHLHDGTILDRIFGLDSGTLKVMYSTIMGLALLIFTITGFWLWYGPKRMKQGAVPSSSKSAKPARPMRAK